In a genomic window of Anomalospiza imberbis isolate Cuckoo-Finch-1a 21T00152 chromosome 5, ASM3175350v1, whole genome shotgun sequence:
- the LOC137474736 gene encoding histone H2A-IV, with protein sequence MSGRGKQGGKARAKAKSRSSRAGLQFPVGRVHRLLRKGNYAERVGAGAPVYLAAVLEYLTAEILELAGNAARDNKKTRIIPRHLQLAIRNDEELNKLLGKVTIAQGGVLPNIQAVLLPKKTDSHKAKAK encoded by the coding sequence ATGTCCGGGCGCGGGAAGCAAGGCGGCAAGGCGCGCGCCAAGGCCAAGTCGCGCTCGTCGCGGGCCGGGCTGCAGTTCCCCGTGGGCCGCGTGCACCGGCTGCTGCGCAAGGGCAACTACGCGGAGCGCGTGGGCGCCGGCGCGCCGGTGTACCTGGCGGCCGTGCTGGAGTACCTGACGGCCGAGATCCTGGAGCTGGCGGGCAACGCGGCCCGCGACAACAAGAAGACGCGCATCATCCCCCGCCACCTGCAGCTCGCCATCCGCAACGACGAGGAGCTCAACAAGCTGCTGGGCAAGGTGACCATCGCGCAGGGCGGCGTGCTGCCCAACATCCAGGCCGTGCTGCTGCCCAAGAAGACCGACAGCCACAAAGCTAAAGCCAAGTAA
- the LOC137475039 gene encoding histone H3-like, translating into MGLEAAVAVTVSERLQPGLVMARTKQTARKSTGGKAPRKQLATKAARKSAPATGGVKKPHRYRPGTVALREIRRYQKSTELLIRKLPFQRLVREIAQDFKTDLRFQSSAVMALQEASEAYLVGLFEDTNLCAIHAKRVTIMPKDIQLARRIRGERA; encoded by the coding sequence ATGGGGCTGGAGGCGGCAGTGGCGGTTACTGTCTCGGAGCGGTTACAGCCGGGGCTTGTCATGGCGCGCACGAAGCAGACGGCGCGGAAGTCGACGGGCGGCAAGGCGCCCCGCAAGCAGCTGGCCACCAAGGCTGCCCGCAAGAGCGCGCCGGCCACGGGCGGCGTCAAGAAGCCGCACCGCTACCGGCCCGGCACGGTGGCGCTGCGCGAGATCCGGCGCTACCAGAAGTCCACGGAGCTGCTGATCCGCAAGCTGCCCTTCCAGCGCCTGGTGCGCGAGATCGCGCAGGACTTCAAGACCGACCTGCGCTTCCAGAGCTCGGCCGTCATGGCGCTGCAGGAGGCCAGCGAGGCCTACCTGGTGGGGCTCTTCGAGGACACCAACCTCTGCGCCATCCACGCCAAGCGCGTCACCATCATGCCCAAGGACATCCAGCTGGCCCGCCGCATCCGCGGAGAGCGCGCCTGA
- the LOC137475041 gene encoding histone H4, with protein sequence MSGRGKGGKGLGKGGAKRHRKVLRDNIQGITKPAIRRLARRGGVKRISGLIYEETRGVLKVFLENVIRDAVTYTEHAKRKTVTAMDVVYALKRQGRTLYGFGG encoded by the coding sequence ATGTCTGGCCGGGGCAAGGGCGGCAAGGGGCTCGGCAAGGGCGGCGCCAAGCGCCACCGCAAGGTGCTGCGCGACAACATCCAGGGCATCACCAAGCCGGCCATCCGCCGCCTGGCTCGGCGCGGCGGCGTCAAGCGCATCTCGGGGCTCATCTACGAGGAGACGCGCGGCGTGCTCAAGGTCTTCCTGGAGAACGTGATCCGCGACGCCGTCACCTACACGGAGCACGCCAAGAGGAAGACGGTCACGGCCATGGACGTGGTCTACGCCCTCAAGCGACAGGGTCGCACCCTCTACGGCTTCGGCGGCTAA